One genomic segment of Mesoterricola silvestris includes these proteins:
- the ilvD gene encoding dihydroxy-acid dehydratase, with translation MRSDTVKKGIERAGHRSLLRAAGLRDEDFGKPFIGISNSYTDIVPGHTHLHDFAKVVKDAVREAGGVPFEFNTIAVDDGIAMGHLGMRYSLPSRELIADAVETMAMAHCFDALICISNCDKITPGMVLGALRVNVPTIFVTGGPMLAGQKPDGSRSDLITVFEGVGKVQSGEMTERELDAIEASACPTCGSCSGMFTANSMNCLLEAIGLALPGNGTIPAVDARRPFLAKAAALQIFDLLDRDLKPRDLVTAASLRNAFALDMAMGGSTNTVLHGLAIAHEAGVDFPLATLNAISAVTPCICKVSPSVSHVHIQDVDRAGGISAILKELSRRPGLLDLEAPTVTGRTLEETIASASTKDPAVIRTLEDPYSADGGLAVLFGNIAPQGSIVKSAGVDPACLVFEGEALVFESQDACLAALMLRQVKPGHVVIIRYEGPRGGPGMPEMLSPTAMIKGQGLGTSVALITDGRFSGGTAGLCVGHASPEAMEGGPIGLVRDGDRVRIDIPARTLDVLVDDGELARRRAAWVRPAPKITRGWLGRYAHLVTSASRGAVLELPPD, from the coding sequence ATGCGATCGGACACCGTCAAGAAGGGCATTGAACGCGCGGGGCACCGCAGCCTCCTCCGGGCCGCGGGGCTCAGGGACGAGGACTTCGGCAAGCCGTTCATCGGGATTTCCAACTCCTACACGGACATCGTCCCGGGGCACACCCACCTCCATGATTTCGCGAAGGTGGTGAAGGACGCGGTGCGGGAGGCGGGGGGCGTGCCCTTCGAGTTCAACACCATCGCCGTGGACGACGGCATCGCCATGGGGCACCTGGGCATGCGGTACTCCCTGCCCAGCCGGGAGCTCATCGCGGACGCGGTGGAGACCATGGCCATGGCCCACTGCTTCGACGCCCTCATCTGCATCTCCAACTGCGACAAGATCACCCCCGGCATGGTGCTGGGCGCGCTGCGGGTGAACGTTCCCACCATCTTCGTGACGGGGGGGCCGATGCTGGCGGGGCAGAAGCCCGACGGAAGCCGGTCCGACCTGATCACCGTGTTCGAGGGCGTGGGCAAGGTGCAGAGCGGCGAGATGACGGAGCGGGAACTGGACGCCATCGAGGCGAGCGCGTGCCCCACCTGCGGCTCCTGCTCGGGGATGTTCACGGCCAATTCCATGAACTGCCTCCTGGAGGCCATCGGCCTGGCCCTTCCGGGCAACGGCACCATCCCCGCCGTGGACGCGCGGCGCCCCTTCCTGGCCAAGGCGGCGGCCCTGCAGATCTTCGACCTGCTGGACCGGGACCTGAAGCCCCGGGACCTGGTGACGGCGGCCTCGCTGCGCAACGCCTTCGCCCTGGACATGGCCATGGGGGGATCCACGAACACGGTGCTCCACGGGCTGGCCATCGCCCACGAGGCGGGGGTGGATTTCCCCCTCGCCACGCTCAACGCCATCTCGGCGGTGACGCCCTGCATCTGCAAGGTCTCCCCTTCGGTGTCCCACGTGCACATCCAGGACGTGGACCGCGCGGGGGGCATCAGCGCCATCCTCAAGGAGCTCTCCCGCCGCCCGGGCCTCCTGGACCTGGAGGCGCCCACGGTGACGGGGAGGACCCTGGAGGAGACCATCGCCTCCGCCTCCACCAAGGACCCGGCGGTGATCCGCACGCTGGAGGATCCCTACTCCGCCGACGGGGGCCTGGCGGTGCTCTTCGGCAACATCGCGCCCCAGGGGAGCATCGTGAAGAGCGCCGGCGTGGACCCGGCGTGCCTGGTGTTCGAGGGGGAGGCCCTGGTCTTCGAGAGCCAGGACGCGTGCCTCGCCGCGCTGATGCTGCGCCAGGTGAAGCCGGGCCACGTGGTGATCATCCGGTACGAGGGCCCGCGGGGGGGGCCCGGCATGCCGGAGATGCTCTCCCCCACGGCCATGATCAAGGGGCAGGGGCTGGGGACTTCCGTGGCGCTCATCACCGACGGGCGCTTTTCCGGGGGCACCGCGGGCCTGTGCGTCGGGCACGCCAGCCCCGAGGCCATGGAGGGCGGGCCCATCGGCCTGGTGCGCGACGGCGACCGGGTGCGCATCGACATCCCCGCCCGGACCCTGGACGTGCTGGTGGACGACGGGGAACTGGCCCGCAGGCGCGCCGCCTGGGTCCGCCCCGCCCCCAAGATCACCCGGGGGTGGCTGGGGCGGTACGCGCACCTGGTGACCAGCGCCAGCCGCGGCGCGGTGCTGGAGCTGCCCCCGGACTGA
- the hypD gene encoding trans-4-hydroxy-L-proline dehydratase → MNERTARLRQESLDAVPSLSPERALLVTAFHREHLGRHAVPVMRALAFQHICRHKTVWIGPLELIVGERGPRPKAVPTYPELTCHSAEDLRILDTRPMTRYRVDGAMIEAYEREVIPYWRDRSLRDQIFALLPGEWHEAYEAGVFTEFMEQRAPGHTVLDGKIYGKGLRDFQADIARSDAALDFERDPEASDKRAQLEAMRISCDALILLAERHAEEAERQARECGPQRRQELLRIAEVCRRVPAHAPRDFQEALQYYWFCHQGVITELNGWDAYSPGHLDQHLLPFYRAGLKDGTLTRDSARELLECFFVKFNNHTAPPKVGVTAAESGTYTDFANLNLAGLLPDGSDGSNELTGLLLEIIEEMHLLQPSSNMQVSRRTPDAVLKQALRVIRNGYGFPSLFNADAVVEEQLRMGKTLEDAREGGCSGCVEVGAFGKEAYILTGYFNLPKMLELALHDGVDPRTGRVLGPRTGRPATFEEAMAAFEAQTRHFLDIKIRGNQLIERIYATRMPAPFLSVLTDDCIQRGRDYNAGGARYNNTFIQAVGIGTVTDSLAAIRSLGDAALPGLVAALDADFEGQEPLRQRLLHKAPKYGNDDPAADDVMVRVFRFLFQAVDGRPNGKGGAYRLEMLPTTCHVYFGQVCRASADGRKAGEPVSEGISPVQGADRSGPTAVLRSAGRMDHVKTGGTLLNMKFTPGILAGEEGIDRLHHLVRAYFRMDGHHVQFNVVTASALKEAQADPGRHRDLIVRVAGYSDYFCDLSRELQDEIIHRTEHQDFGH, encoded by the coding sequence ATGAACGAACGCACCGCCCGTCTCCGCCAGGAAAGCCTGGACGCCGTCCCCTCCCTGAGCCCCGAGCGGGCCCTGCTGGTCACCGCCTTCCACCGGGAGCACCTGGGCCGCCACGCCGTCCCCGTCATGCGGGCCCTGGCCTTCCAGCACATATGCCGCCACAAGACGGTCTGGATCGGCCCCCTCGAGCTGATCGTGGGCGAGCGCGGGCCGCGCCCCAAGGCCGTGCCCACCTATCCCGAGCTCACCTGCCATTCCGCCGAGGACCTGCGCATCCTCGACACCCGGCCCATGACCCGGTACCGCGTGGACGGGGCGATGATCGAGGCCTACGAGCGGGAGGTCATCCCCTACTGGCGGGACCGGAGCCTGCGGGACCAGATCTTCGCCCTGCTGCCCGGGGAATGGCACGAGGCCTACGAGGCGGGGGTCTTCACGGAGTTCATGGAGCAGCGGGCCCCCGGCCACACCGTGCTGGACGGCAAGATCTACGGCAAGGGCCTCCGGGACTTCCAGGCGGACATCGCCCGCAGCGACGCGGCCCTGGATTTCGAGCGGGATCCCGAGGCCTCCGACAAGCGCGCCCAGCTGGAGGCCATGCGCATCTCCTGCGACGCCCTGATCCTCCTGGCCGAGCGCCACGCGGAGGAGGCCGAGCGCCAGGCCCGGGAATGCGGCCCCCAGCGCCGGCAGGAGCTCCTGCGCATCGCCGAGGTGTGCCGGCGGGTGCCGGCCCACGCGCCCCGGGACTTCCAGGAGGCGCTGCAGTACTACTGGTTCTGCCACCAGGGCGTCATCACCGAGCTCAACGGCTGGGACGCCTACAGCCCCGGGCACCTGGACCAGCACCTCCTGCCCTTCTACCGGGCCGGCCTGAAGGACGGGACCCTCACGCGGGACTCCGCGCGGGAACTGCTGGAGTGCTTCTTCGTGAAGTTCAACAACCACACCGCCCCCCCCAAGGTGGGCGTCACCGCGGCGGAAAGCGGAACCTACACCGACTTCGCCAACCTGAACCTGGCCGGGCTCCTCCCCGACGGCAGCGACGGCAGCAACGAGCTCACCGGGCTCCTGCTGGAGATCATCGAGGAGATGCACCTCCTGCAGCCCAGCAGCAACATGCAGGTATCGCGCAGGACCCCCGACGCCGTGCTCAAGCAGGCCCTGCGGGTCATCCGCAACGGCTACGGGTTCCCTTCGCTCTTCAACGCCGACGCGGTGGTGGAGGAGCAGCTGCGCATGGGCAAGACCCTTGAGGACGCCCGGGAGGGAGGCTGCTCGGGCTGCGTGGAGGTGGGCGCCTTCGGCAAGGAGGCCTACATCCTCACCGGCTACTTCAACCTGCCCAAGATGCTCGAGCTGGCCCTCCACGACGGCGTGGACCCCCGCACCGGCAGGGTCCTGGGCCCGCGCACGGGAAGGCCCGCCACCTTCGAGGAGGCCATGGCCGCCTTCGAGGCCCAGACCCGGCATTTCCTGGACATCAAGATCCGCGGCAACCAGCTCATCGAGCGCATCTACGCCACGCGCATGCCCGCGCCCTTCCTGTCGGTGCTCACGGACGACTGCATCCAGCGGGGCCGGGACTACAACGCCGGCGGCGCCCGGTACAACAACACCTTCATCCAGGCCGTGGGCATCGGCACCGTCACCGACAGCCTCGCCGCCATCCGGTCCCTGGGCGACGCGGCCCTGCCGGGCCTCGTGGCGGCCCTGGACGCCGACTTCGAAGGCCAGGAGCCCCTGCGCCAGCGCCTTCTGCACAAGGCCCCCAAGTACGGCAACGACGACCCCGCCGCCGACGACGTGATGGTGCGGGTCTTCCGGTTCCTATTCCAGGCCGTGGACGGCCGCCCCAACGGCAAGGGCGGCGCCTACCGCCTGGAGATGCTGCCCACCACCTGCCACGTGTACTTCGGCCAGGTGTGCCGGGCCTCCGCCGACGGCAGGAAGGCCGGCGAGCCCGTTTCCGAAGGCATCTCCCCCGTGCAGGGGGCGGACCGCTCCGGCCCCACCGCCGTGCTGCGCTCCGCGGGCAGGATGGACCACGTGAAGACCGGCGGCACCCTCCTCAACATGAAGTTCACCCCGGGAATCCTCGCCGGGGAGGAGGGCATCGACCGGCTCCACCACCTGGTGCGGGCCTACTTCCGCATGGACGGCCACCACGTCCAGTTCAACGTGGTGACCGCGTCCGCCCTGAAGGAGGCCCAGGCCGATCCCGGGCGGCACCGGGACCTCATCGTGCGGGTCGCCGGGTACTCGGACTACTTCTGCGACCTGTCCCGGGAACTGCAGGACGAGATCATCCACCGCACCGAGCACCAGGACTTCGGCCACTGA
- a CDS encoding glycosyltransferase family 4 protein, whose amino-acid sequence MARGTLLYLGSSYHPGLGGAEVTDKLLLESWVASGGRAVAVFWGKDAPGTLRGVEMIPVSGPERMRSEALAAKPDAIYAQFGAHPMGLEIAGALGVPVMTCLHDGRTLCPDLIAQATCDHFCALCPVAGTAPVYVTKAILRQFDRILAPSRYMADLANELLGRDDASVLYPAVQPVQLPPGPEGRCISMAAAEFSKGADLFLRIAERMPDQAFLLSGRGNAANCGYDPRRHPNVRVSGFLAQEAFYGESWLVLMPSRWAEPFGRMGPEAQSAGLLFMGSRVGGLPEAAGEAGIIIDDYLDPDAWVSAIRALQADPARQERLRAMGRDTWKRFEAGALTAQFCRWTEELMARGRTAKPAAPADLFPAWSVPAPLKAAYYGTLAASLLGTLASALGAPAPYAALPLAAFFLCLILLWGLHAGPLLQVRGTSGRRSGIRLMVLGALAVPAALAPRVWPGSLWILLLVLSAIALTSWLHRARVLKDRFRTLGR is encoded by the coding sequence ATGGCCCGCGGGACATTGCTTTACCTGGGTTCCAGCTACCATCCGGGCCTGGGCGGTGCGGAAGTCACCGATAAACTGCTGCTCGAATCCTGGGTCGCGTCCGGGGGCCGGGCCGTGGCGGTCTTCTGGGGCAAGGATGCCCCCGGCACCCTGCGCGGGGTCGAGATGATCCCCGTGTCCGGTCCGGAGCGCATGCGGAGCGAAGCCCTGGCCGCCAAGCCCGACGCGATCTATGCCCAGTTCGGGGCCCACCCCATGGGCCTCGAGATCGCCGGCGCCCTGGGCGTGCCGGTCATGACCTGCCTCCACGACGGCCGCACCCTGTGTCCCGATCTCATCGCCCAGGCCACCTGCGACCACTTCTGCGCCCTGTGCCCCGTGGCGGGCACGGCGCCCGTGTACGTCACCAAGGCCATCCTCCGGCAATTCGACCGGATCCTGGCGCCGTCCCGGTACATGGCGGACCTGGCCAATGAGCTGCTGGGACGGGACGACGCCTCCGTGCTCTATCCCGCCGTCCAGCCCGTGCAACTGCCCCCGGGGCCGGAGGGCCGGTGCATCAGCATGGCCGCCGCGGAGTTCAGCAAGGGCGCCGACCTCTTCCTGCGGATCGCGGAACGGATGCCGGACCAGGCCTTCCTCCTCTCGGGCCGGGGCAATGCCGCCAACTGCGGCTACGATCCCAGACGCCATCCCAACGTGCGGGTCTCCGGGTTCCTGGCCCAGGAGGCGTTCTACGGGGAGAGCTGGCTGGTCCTGATGCCCTCCCGGTGGGCGGAGCCCTTCGGCCGCATGGGCCCGGAAGCCCAGTCCGCGGGCCTGCTGTTCATGGGAAGCCGGGTGGGGGGCCTCCCCGAGGCCGCGGGGGAGGCCGGCATCATCATCGACGACTACCTGGACCCGGACGCCTGGGTGAGCGCGATCCGCGCCCTCCAGGCCGATCCCGCGCGCCAGGAGCGCCTGCGCGCCATGGGCCGGGACACCTGGAAGCGCTTCGAGGCCGGCGCCCTCACCGCGCAGTTCTGCCGCTGGACCGAGGAACTGATGGCCCGGGGCCGGACCGCGAAGCCCGCGGCCCCGGCGGACCTGTTCCCGGCCTGGAGCGTCCCCGCCCCCCTGAAGGCGGCCTACTACGGCACCCTCGCCGCCTCCCTCCTGGGAACCCTCGCCTCCGCCCTGGGCGCCCCCGCCCCCTACGCGGCCCTCCCCCTCGCGGCTTTCTTCCTGTGCCTGATCCTCCTGTGGGGCCTCCACGCCGGCCCCCTCCTGCAGGTGCGGGGCACCTCCGGCCGGCGCTCGGGAATCCGCCTGATGGTCCTGGGCGCCCTGGCGGTGCCCGCGGCCCTGGCCCCGCGGGTCTGGCCCGGGTCCCTGTGGATCCTCCTCCTGGTGCTGTCCGCCATCGCCCTCACCTCCTGGCTCCACCGCGCCCGGGTCCTGAAGGACCGATTCCGAACCCTGGGTCGCTAA
- the argC gene encoding N-acetyl-gamma-glutamyl-phosphate reductase: MRIDAAILGASGYGGGELLRWLSGHPAVASLRGTSRHAGRAFGDVHPNLSGLVPGVLEEAIDWSSFASSEQPVVFSALPHGELAGLLPGLERAWDRASIADRVLLLDLSTDFRGVEHRPRFVYGQPEWNREALAGARRVACAGCFATALELALLPLRGLDVGFLAATGATGSSGSGATPVEGTHHPLRAQDFRAYKPLAHQHLAEVRAAMAELGIQGDLAFVPQSAPMVRGIFMSLQFRLPPGLTGEGLAARTADAFRDAPFVRIVTGSPRVGAVAGSAFCDVATASDGRNGAVLTAIDNLGKGMASQAVQCMNLALGLPEGAGLRVPGCYPG, from the coding sequence GTGAGGATCGACGCCGCCATCCTGGGCGCTTCCGGATACGGGGGCGGGGAGCTCCTGCGCTGGCTTTCGGGCCACCCCGCCGTCGCGAGCCTGCGGGGCACCTCCCGCCACGCGGGGCGGGCCTTCGGCGACGTGCATCCCAACCTCAGCGGCCTGGTCCCCGGGGTCCTGGAGGAGGCCATCGACTGGTCCTCGTTCGCGTCCAGCGAACAGCCCGTGGTGTTCTCGGCCCTGCCCCACGGGGAGCTCGCGGGCCTGCTGCCCGGCCTGGAGCGCGCCTGGGACAGGGCGAGCATCGCGGACAGGGTCCTGCTGCTGGACCTGAGCACCGATTTCCGCGGCGTGGAGCACCGCCCCCGCTTCGTCTACGGCCAGCCCGAATGGAACCGGGAGGCCCTGGCCGGGGCCCGGCGCGTGGCGTGCGCGGGCTGCTTCGCCACGGCCCTGGAGCTGGCCCTCCTGCCCCTGCGGGGCCTGGACGTGGGCTTCCTGGCGGCCACCGGCGCCACCGGCTCCAGCGGCAGCGGGGCGACTCCGGTGGAAGGCACCCACCACCCCCTGCGCGCCCAGGATTTCCGGGCCTACAAGCCCCTGGCCCACCAGCACCTGGCGGAAGTCAGGGCGGCCATGGCCGAACTGGGCATCCAGGGCGACCTAGCCTTCGTGCCCCAGAGCGCGCCCATGGTGCGGGGGATCTTCATGTCGCTGCAGTTCCGGCTCCCCCCGGGCCTCACGGGCGAGGGCCTCGCGGCGAGGACCGCCGATGCCTTCCGGGACGCCCCCTTCGTGCGCATCGTCACGGGCTCGCCCCGGGTGGGCGCCGTGGCCGGCAGCGCCTTCTGCGACGTGGCCACCGCCTCGGACGGCAGGAACGGCGCGGTCCTCACCGCCATCGACAATCTGGGCAAGGGCATGGCCTCCCAGGCCGTGCAGTGCATGAACCTGGCCCTGGGGCTTCCCGAAGGGGCGGGGCTGCGGGTTCCGGGGTGCTACCCGGGCTGA
- a CDS encoding glycosyltransferase family 4 protein, which translates to MRVVILHRGFQARGGAETLALVQARDLVRAGVDVQVLTFAYDPANWQGAMEDIPVHEVPKRHWTDLPFAFDRGAQMRHRARRVEAVLRKLGPDVVLAHNHPAPAILGACRIGARKLWYCHEPPRTLYPRQTSRFLAEACHTGLLSSQPELAGTLNRQIARETANNRAWRQGVTFDRAGVSALDGLAANSSYTRTSVALAYGGLRSEVHYPVVPLEPQPHRPGINRDGLQVLVQTRLEFMKNVDTVIRGFRLARPHLGSAPRLHVVGKGEALASLTALVKELELEGAVTFHGFVPDGELAALRRSCDVFALVPWDEPFGMVFPEAAAAGLLLIGPDQGGPEEILGGGRYGWCLPPHAPVAMAEALCTAWRTTDAEADQMRLRAFEACRLRFAPEVVLPRFREWVTG; encoded by the coding sequence ATGCGGGTCGTGATTCTCCACAGAGGGTTCCAGGCGCGGGGCGGGGCGGAGACCCTCGCCCTGGTGCAGGCCCGGGACCTGGTGCGGGCCGGCGTGGACGTCCAGGTCCTCACCTTCGCCTACGACCCCGCCAACTGGCAGGGCGCCATGGAGGACATCCCGGTGCACGAGGTGCCCAAGCGCCACTGGACGGACCTGCCCTTCGCCTTCGACCGGGGCGCCCAGATGCGCCACCGGGCCAGGCGGGTGGAGGCGGTGCTCCGCAAGCTGGGCCCCGACGTGGTGCTGGCCCACAACCACCCCGCCCCGGCCATCCTGGGCGCCTGCCGGATCGGGGCCCGGAAGCTCTGGTACTGCCATGAACCGCCCCGCACCCTCTACCCCCGCCAGACCAGCCGGTTCCTCGCGGAGGCGTGCCACACGGGCCTCCTGAGCTCCCAGCCGGAACTGGCCGGGACCCTCAACCGGCAGATCGCCCGGGAGACGGCCAACAACCGGGCCTGGCGCCAGGGCGTCACCTTCGACCGGGCCGGGGTCTCGGCGCTGGACGGCCTCGCCGCCAACAGCTCGTACACGCGCACCAGCGTGGCCCTGGCGTACGGGGGGCTCCGGTCGGAGGTGCACTACCCGGTGGTGCCCCTGGAGCCCCAGCCGCACCGTCCGGGCATCAACCGCGACGGGCTCCAGGTCCTGGTCCAGACCCGGCTTGAATTCATGAAGAACGTGGACACGGTGATCCGCGGCTTCCGCCTGGCGAGGCCCCACCTGGGTTCCGCCCCCCGGCTCCACGTGGTGGGCAAGGGCGAGGCCCTGGCCTCCCTGACGGCCCTGGTGAAGGAACTGGAACTGGAGGGCGCGGTGACCTTCCACGGCTTCGTGCCGGACGGGGAACTGGCGGCCCTGCGCCGGTCCTGCGACGTCTTCGCGCTGGTGCCCTGGGACGAACCCTTCGGCATGGTCTTCCCGGAAGCCGCGGCGGCGGGGCTCCTGCTCATCGGCCCCGACCAGGGGGGACCCGAGGAGATCCTGGGAGGGGGCCGCTACGGCTGGTGCCTTCCCCCCCACGCGCCGGTCGCCATGGCGGAGGCGCTGTGCACGGCCTGGCGCACCACGGACGCCGAGGCCGACCAGATGCGGCTGCGGGCCTTCGAGGCGTGCCGGTTGCGTTTCGCGCCGGAGGTCGTGCTGCCGCGGTTCCGGGAGTGGGTCACCGGCTGA